One region of Paenibacillus polymyxa M1 genomic DNA includes:
- a CDS encoding serine/threonine protein kinase, with translation MMNQPSQLEFGSIVGERYRIIRTLGSGGMSRVFMAEDLKLPGKHWAVKESIADPKIMKIVRTEAEMLISLSHPRLPRIVDFFEYPPSGAVYLVMDYIEGITLEAYMRGYQGYIPQEQIIPLALQVLDVLDYLHTRQLPVIYRDLKPANIMLTPEMEFKLIDFGIARSYKSELDQDTIKLGTVGFAAPEQYGTGQTDARSDLYSLGALLLYLCTGGKYSEWTAGVEGYIRGELPRHLIPIIRKLLRHHPEERFQSAEEVIEELRRSADFQSAQPGKSMSNASMDYAGTRVVAVLGVSSGSGATHTAIAVSHYLARRTHSVALVELHSTAKAFARLQEVVEGIPVGQASSSRRFEVDGVHYWRQTSRADVISLLGGSYRFIVLDLGNGQDNERLEEFLRADYPLVVGSGAEWRVQDITGLARSLQRHPQHKWNYCLPLASSEAVRRLRKELEHDKVFALPLHSDPFEQDDEMDQVLDELFRGVITDTRKKRFGFLKRQH, from the coding sequence ATGATGAATCAACCGTCACAATTAGAGTTCGGGTCAATTGTCGGTGAGCGTTACCGAATAATTCGCACGTTAGGTTCGGGAGGCATGAGCCGCGTGTTCATGGCCGAAGATTTAAAGCTGCCGGGCAAGCATTGGGCAGTGAAGGAGTCGATTGCCGATCCAAAAATAATGAAGATTGTACGGACGGAAGCCGAAATGTTGATTTCGCTAAGCCATCCACGTTTACCGAGAATTGTTGATTTTTTTGAGTATCCTCCATCTGGTGCAGTATATCTGGTTATGGACTACATCGAAGGAATTACGCTGGAAGCATACATGAGGGGATACCAAGGCTATATACCACAGGAGCAAATCATTCCACTCGCTCTTCAGGTACTGGATGTACTTGATTATTTGCATACCCGTCAATTACCAGTCATTTATCGGGACCTCAAGCCGGCGAATATTATGCTGACACCGGAAATGGAATTTAAGCTGATCGATTTTGGGATAGCGAGGAGTTATAAGTCCGAGCTGGATCAGGATACGATAAAGCTGGGCACAGTAGGCTTCGCTGCCCCAGAGCAATATGGAACAGGACAGACGGATGCTCGCTCGGACCTGTACAGTCTGGGGGCGTTACTATTGTATCTATGTACAGGTGGTAAATATAGCGAGTGGACAGCAGGAGTTGAAGGGTATATTCGTGGGGAATTGCCTCGACATTTGATTCCGATAATTCGAAAGCTGCTGCGGCATCATCCTGAGGAACGATTTCAGTCTGCTGAGGAGGTCATTGAAGAACTGAGGCGCAGTGCTGATTTTCAGTCTGCTCAACCAGGAAAATCTATGAGTAATGCTTCAATGGATTATGCTGGAACAAGGGTAGTGGCTGTGCTGGGCGTGTCTTCCGGCTCCGGTGCTACGCACACAGCAATTGCGGTGAGCCACTACTTGGCTCGAAGGACCCACTCTGTAGCCTTGGTTGAGCTACATAGTACAGCTAAGGCATTTGCCCGGCTGCAAGAAGTCGTGGAAGGCATACCTGTTGGACAAGCGAGTTCAAGTCGGCGTTTTGAAGTCGATGGAGTCCATTATTGGCGGCAAACATCTCGTGCGGATGTCATTTCTTTGCTGGGCGGCTCCTACAGATTTATCGTACTGGACTTGGGGAATGGACAGGACAATGAACGACTGGAAGAATTTTTGAGAGCCGATTACCCGCTAGTTGTTGGCTCAGGGGCCGAATGGAGAGTTCAGGATATAACGGGCCTAGCCCGATCTCTTCAGCGTCATCCGCAACACAAATGGAATTACTGCTTGCCATTGGCCTCCTCGGAGGCTGTCCGCAGGTTACGAAAGGAGCTAGAACACGATAAAGTATTTGCGCTGCCGCTCCACTCAGACCCCTTCGAACAGGATGATGAAATGGATCAGGTATTGGATGAGCTTTTTCGTGGAGTCATTACAGACACCCGGAAAAAACGTTTCGGATTCCTTAAACGGCAGCACTAA
- a CDS encoding SAM-dependent methyltransferase: MNTDEQSECALSSSRFVCTANHGFAPYAQEELRRLFGSVKSTMLLPGEIFLATLPAGEIETVRTITGQPPMFLRHLFPVHFQEEGTDLVQVQERLVAFIRNRRELIDQRVSLQVRKGTNSSWTESAGALRLALSEQLSDLPMELVVQGADVIVSVFADTDTWYAGVSHPQDNLSDWSGGAVRFQKEDGQISRAKFKLLEAEATFGIDFSAFHQGLDIGAAPGGWTSFLLERGLKVTAVDPAKMEPSLMKYANLTFLRKNASEVKFKENSFDLLVCDMSWSPKQMARLVTDLLYSLRSGGTAIVTVKLMHKKPLALIHDVIASFEESGMQIQRAKQLFHNRDEITLYMIKYGK, encoded by the coding sequence ATGAATACAGATGAACAGAGTGAATGCGCTTTGTCATCATCAAGATTTGTTTGTACGGCCAACCATGGTTTTGCACCCTATGCTCAAGAGGAGCTTAGAAGATTATTTGGGTCTGTAAAAAGTACAATGCTTCTACCTGGTGAAATTTTTTTAGCAACACTACCCGCGGGAGAAATTGAAACAGTGAGGACGATTACAGGCCAGCCACCAATGTTTCTTCGCCACTTGTTTCCTGTTCATTTTCAGGAGGAAGGAACGGATCTGGTTCAAGTGCAAGAGCGTCTGGTTGCATTTATCCGTAACCGCAGGGAACTGATAGATCAACGTGTTTCTTTGCAAGTACGCAAAGGAACTAATAGCAGTTGGACTGAAAGCGCAGGTGCACTCAGGCTGGCTTTGAGTGAACAATTAAGTGATCTACCTATGGAGTTGGTGGTACAAGGCGCCGATGTTATTGTGTCCGTTTTTGCAGATACGGATACGTGGTACGCAGGCGTATCACATCCTCAGGACAACCTATCGGATTGGAGTGGAGGTGCAGTTCGTTTTCAGAAGGAAGACGGACAGATCTCTCGTGCCAAATTCAAGCTACTGGAAGCAGAAGCTACGTTCGGTATTGATTTTAGCGCTTTCCATCAGGGACTAGATATTGGGGCAGCACCGGGTGGATGGACTTCCTTTTTGCTGGAGCGTGGACTGAAAGTTACAGCGGTTGATCCGGCCAAGATGGAGCCATCACTGATGAAGTACGCCAACCTGACGTTTTTGCGTAAAAATGCAAGTGAAGTCAAATTTAAAGAGAATTCGTTCGATCTGCTGGTTTGTGATATGAGCTGGAGTCCAAAACAGATGGCAAGGCTCGTTACTGATTTACTATATAGTTTGCGGAGTGGTGGTACGGCTATCGTAACAGTCAAGCTAATGCATAAAAAGCCCTTGGCGCTCATTCATGATGTGATTGCTTCATTTGAGGAGTCCGGCATGCAGATTCAGCGAGCTAAGCAGCTTTTCCATAACCGAGATGAGATTACCCTGTATATGATCAAGTATGGAAAATAA